A stretch of Chitinophaga caeni DNA encodes these proteins:
- a CDS encoding efflux RND transporter permease subunit produces MKITEISIKRPTIVVVLFTILTLLGVISYKSLNYELLPKFSSPIVTISTIYPGASPQEVESTITKKIEDAVASMEKIKKITSKSSESLSVVTVELNNDADVDIGLQDAQRKVNAILADLPTDAKPPSLNKFSLDDLPIMTLAATANMDARTFYDLVDKKIQPALSRLPGVAQISLTGGEEREVQINIDPKKLEAYKLSILQVRNIITNANLDFPTGKVKTLDQQILIRLAGKYKSVDQLRDLVLTTTPDGTQIRLGDVADVQDTHKDAEKIARVDSKSAIALSVQKQTDANAVVVSEEMHKAIAQMEKEYAASNLHIDVANDSSTFTLESADSVIHDLIIAIVLVAAVMLLFLHSLRSALFVMISIPASLIATFIGMKIMGFSLNLMSLLGLSLVVGILVDDAIVVLENIYRHMEMGKNKVRAAFDGVKEIGFTVTSITLVIVVVFLPISLTNELVSKILREFCVVVMISTMLSLLASFTIVPLLSSRFGKLEHMTGKNIFQKFILWFERQLDKFTAWMTGLLKWALKHKLMTIVISIVMLVASFMLLAKGYIGGEFIPQGDRGQFIVMLELPKDASLEQTNQATLKAEQVLSKKPEVTSLITTVGQTSEDGFGTSQATVYKSEITVLLVDEKHRNDASDIFATKVKKELAAQLPGVKVKTTPVSILGTAQRAPVELVVMGNDLDTVMSFAKKAMAKLQTIEGTSEVKLSVEDGNPEINVQVDRDKMSALGLTLETVGGTMQTAFSGTADDSKVKFRQGEYEYDINIRFDNFNRKNINDVRNISFVNNKGELVKLSQFAEVTEGSGPSRLERRDKSTSVSVQSQAIGRPSGTITAEFAKALETMSKPVGVSYVFGGDAENQGDSFSTLGTALLISIIMVYLIMVALYDNYIYPFVVLFSIPLSIIGALLALALTNNTLNIFTILGVIMLIGLVAKNAIILVDFTNQMKEEGQSTYEALIHANNARLRPILMTTIAMVIGMLPIALATGGTASTKNGLAWVIIGGLISSMFLTLIVVPVVYAIVDRIMQKFGWGKQSSKRYIRQKMYAPVKEKDMEPLSYN; encoded by the coding sequence ATGAAGATTACAGAAATATCCATTAAACGGCCCACCATCGTCGTGGTGTTGTTTACCATATTAACGTTGCTGGGGGTTATCAGCTACAAATCGTTGAACTACGAATTGTTGCCCAAGTTCTCCTCCCCGATCGTTACCATCTCCACGATTTACCCCGGCGCCTCGCCGCAGGAAGTGGAAAGTACCATCACTAAAAAGATTGAGGATGCCGTGGCTTCCATGGAAAAGATTAAGAAGATTACTTCTAAATCTTCAGAAAGCTTATCCGTGGTTACCGTGGAATTAAATAATGATGCCGATGTAGATATCGGCTTGCAAGATGCTCAACGGAAAGTGAACGCCATCTTGGCTGATTTACCTACGGATGCAAAACCGCCATCCTTAAATAAATTCTCACTGGATGATTTGCCCATCATGACCTTGGCCGCCACGGCCAACATGGATGCCAGGACTTTTTACGACTTGGTCGATAAAAAAATTCAACCTGCATTATCCCGTTTACCGGGTGTGGCCCAGATATCATTGACAGGTGGTGAAGAAAGGGAAGTTCAAATTAATATCGATCCTAAAAAATTGGAAGCGTATAAGCTCTCTATTTTACAGGTTAGAAATATCATTACCAATGCCAACCTTGACTTCCCTACGGGTAAAGTAAAAACCTTGGATCAACAAATCCTGATCCGCTTGGCCGGTAAATATAAATCGGTGGATCAATTACGTGATCTCGTACTGACGACTACGCCCGATGGAACACAAATCCGTCTCGGTGACGTTGCCGATGTACAAGACACGCATAAAGACGCCGAAAAGATTGCCCGCGTAGACAGTAAAAGCGCGATCGCGTTATCCGTACAAAAACAAACAGATGCCAACGCAGTGGTGGTAAGTGAAGAGATGCACAAAGCCATCGCGCAAATGGAAAAGGAATATGCCGCCAGTAATTTGCATATCGATGTGGCGAACGACTCTTCTACTTTTACCTTAGAATCGGCAGATTCGGTAATTCATGACTTGATCATCGCGATCGTGTTGGTGGCTGCCGTGATGTTGTTATTCTTGCACAGTTTGAGAAGCGCCCTGTTCGTGATGATCTCGATCCCGGCATCCCTGATCGCGACCTTTATCGGTATGAAGATCATGGGCTTCTCGCTGAACCTGATGAGCTTGCTGGGCCTTTCCCTGGTAGTAGGTATATTGGTGGATGATGCCATCGTGGTATTGGAGAATATTTACCGCCACATGGAGATGGGTAAAAATAAGGTACGTGCGGCTTTTGACGGGGTGAAGGAAATCGGTTTCACCGTTACTTCGATCACCCTGGTAATCGTGGTGGTATTCTTGCCGATCTCGTTAACCAATGAATTGGTGTCCAAGATCCTGAGAGAGTTCTGCGTGGTGGTGATGATTTCCACGATGTTAAGTTTGCTCGCCTCTTTCACCATCGTACCGTTATTGTCTTCCCGCTTCGGTAAGCTGGAGCATATGACCGGGAAAAACATCTTCCAAAAATTCATCCTCTGGTTCGAACGCCAACTGGATAAATTCACCGCTTGGATGACCGGATTATTGAAATGGGCGTTGAAACATAAATTGATGACCATCGTTATCTCCATCGTGATGCTCGTAGCTTCATTCATGTTGTTAGCGAAAGGTTATATCGGTGGTGAGTTCATTCCTCAAGGTGACCGCGGTCAATTCATCGTGATGTTGGAATTGCCGAAAGATGCTTCCCTGGAACAAACGAACCAAGCCACTTTGAAGGCCGAACAGGTATTAAGCAAAAAACCTGAAGTGACTTCGTTAATCACGACTGTTGGTCAGACGAGTGAAGATGGTTTCGGTACTTCGCAGGCTACTGTATATAAATCTGAAATCACCGTCCTGTTGGTCGATGAAAAACATCGTAATGACGCTTCCGATATCTTCGCCACCAAGGTGAAGAAAGAGTTGGCAGCGCAACTTCCCGGTGTAAAGGTTAAAACAACCCCCGTGAGTATCTTGGGTACTGCCCAAAGAGCGCCGGTGGAGTTGGTTGTGATGGGTAACGACCTGGATACGGTAATGAGCTTCGCAAAGAAAGCCATGGCTAAACTGCAAACCATAGAAGGTACGAGCGAGGTTAAATTATCGGTTGAAGACGGTAACCCTGAAATCAATGTGCAGGTTGACCGTGATAAGATGAGTGCATTGGGACTGACCTTGGAAACCGTGGGAGGAACTATGCAGACCGCATTCAGCGGAACGGCGGACGATTCAAAAGTGAAATTCCGTCAAGGTGAATATGAATACGACATCAACATCCGTTTTGATAATTTCAATCGGAAAAATATCAACGATGTTAGAAATATTTCTTTCGTGAACAACAAGGGTGAGTTGGTGAAATTATCACAGTTTGCCGAAGTAACGGAGGGTTCAGGACCGAGCCGCTTGGAGCGCCGGGATAAAAGTACTTCTGTTTCCGTACAATCCCAAGCGATCGGCAGACCGTCCGGTACCATCACGGCAGAGTTCGCTAAGGCTTTGGAAACCATGTCCAAACCTGTTGGCGTATCTTATGTATTCGGCGGTGATGCCGAAAACCAAGGAGATTCCTTCAGCACCTTGGGTACTGCCTTGTTGATTTCCATCATCATGGTATACCTGATCATGGTTGCCCTGTATGATAACTATATTTATCCTTTCGTGGTATTATTCTCGATCCCGCTATCCATTATCGGGGCCTTGCTTGCCTTGGCATTAACAAATAATACTTTGAACATCTTCACGATCTTGGGTGTGATCATGTTGATCGGTCTCGTGGCGAAGAATGCCATCATCCTGGTCGACTTTACGAACCAGATGAAAGAAGAAGGACAAAGCACATATGAAGCCTTGATCCATGCGAACAATGCCCGTCTTCGCCCGATCCTGATGACTACCATCGCGATGGTGATCGGTATGTTGCCGATCGCGTTAGCAACGGGTGGTACGGCCTCTACTAAGAATGGTTTGGCCTGGGTTATCATCGGAGGTTTGATCAGTTCGATGTTCTTAACCTTGATCGTTGTTCCTGTTGTATATGCTATCGTGGATAGGATCATGCAGAAATTCGGATGGGGCAAACAATCTAGCAAACGATACATCCGTCAAAAGATGTATGC